The Acetonema longum DSM 6540 genome includes a region encoding these proteins:
- a CDS encoding stage V sporulation protein AE, with translation MKALAEKVKVILVTDGDQVAQNVVEDIADSLGLRCISASGGNPTPISGEEIIRLLKTVPFDPVLVMFDDKGRRGKGSGESALEYVASHPEVDVLGAIAVASNTSGIQGVEPDACIDDRGKIVEKPVNKNGQVESKGCSPRVFGDTVDVLNYLNIPVIIGVGDIGKMDHADDLRRGAPITYKAVEEILKRSGILHGGQEQNQTGH, from the coding sequence ATGAAAGCTTTGGCCGAAAAGGTAAAAGTCATTTTAGTGACTGACGGCGATCAAGTTGCGCAAAATGTAGTGGAAGATATTGCCGATTCGCTGGGGTTGCGCTGTATATCGGCATCAGGCGGCAACCCGACTCCCATATCCGGCGAGGAGATTATACGATTATTAAAGACCGTTCCATTTGATCCTGTCCTGGTCATGTTTGATGACAAAGGCCGCCGCGGTAAAGGCAGCGGGGAAAGCGCCCTCGAATACGTGGCATCCCATCCGGAGGTGGATGTGCTAGGCGCTATAGCTGTTGCCTCGAATACCAGCGGCATTCAGGGAGTGGAGCCGGATGCCTGTATCGATGACCGGGGGAAAATAGTAGAGAAGCCGGTAAACAAAAACGGGCAAGTGGAGAGTAAGGGATGCTCTCCCAGAGTGTTCGGCGATACGGTGGATGTGTTGAATTATTTGAACATCCCGGTTATTATCGGGGTGGGCGATATCGGGAAAATGGATCATGCGGATGATTTGCGCCGCGGTGCCCCCATTACCTATAAAGCAGTGGAAGAAATATTGAAACGGAGCGGGATTTTGCATGGCGGACAAGAACAAAATCAAACCGGACATTGA
- a CDS encoding dodecin family protein, with product MAVVKVIELVGTSRHNWTDAVENAVVEAGKTLDDIAGVEVTNFTANIGESRITEYKANVKIAFHVH from the coding sequence ATGGCTGTCGTAAAAGTAATTGAATTAGTGGGCACTTCCCGTCACAATTGGACTGATGCGGTAGAAAATGCGGTGGTGGAAGCCGGAAAAACTCTCGATGACATTGCCGGAGTCGAGGTTACCAATTTTACGGCCAATATTGGTGAAAGCCGCATTACCGAATACAAAGCCAATGTAAAAATCGCCTTTCACGTTCATTAA